In a genomic window of Microcebus murinus isolate Inina chromosome 17, M.murinus_Inina_mat1.0, whole genome shotgun sequence:
- the SRP9 gene encoding signal recognition particle 9 kDa protein, which produces MPQFQTWEEFSRAAEKLYLADPMKARVVLKYRHSDGSLSIKVTDDLVCLMYRTDQAQDVKKIEKFHSQLMRLMVAKESRSVAMEAD; this is translated from the coding sequence ATGCCGCAGTTCCAGACCTGGGAGGAGTTCAGCCGCGCGGCCGAGAAGCTCTACCTCGCCGACCCTATGAAGGCACGCGTGGTTCTCAAATATAGGCATTCAGATGGGAGTTTGAGTATTAAAGTAACAGATGATTTAGTTTGTTTGATGTATAGAACAGACCAAGCTCAAGATGTGAAGAAGATTGAGAAATTCCACAGTCAACTAATGCGACTTATGGTAGCCAAGGAATCCCGCAGTGTTGCCATGGAAGCAGACTGA